One stretch of Ipomoea triloba cultivar NCNSP0323 chromosome 8, ASM357664v1 DNA includes these proteins:
- the LOC116027105 gene encoding uncharacterized protein LOC116027105, with the protein MVVTRKAGSLPKEDLRNTLSRGNAQAPSGESMQPSQQRAEPRAITQLASQLALPVGQPLTHEEERPRMTVTMAEAVGRLLEALRQNPVADVVPDRVDPATKARGQSTGRGQPRHGVQKSGLPCRPEPSRTQVDRQGSHNRQSVFDRLSPENTTTSAPRHAHHNPCRHHEEAMRRLKGKEKMEERHEKGGPQTIEESSGETPEPIREIQARKIAELEEEMRNLQRHLKGKDGPTTRFQLSIEPFSAKVQNYKVPKDFKFPSMPTYDGSSDPSDHLMGFQAKMLIVGAKDPMYCRVFVSTLEGIARDWFISLPRGSVSTFEDLANQFLTRFAGSMRARKHFTDLTKVNQGEYESLKDYIKRWQKDIQAVDGIDDKSALMMFMRSLRSGKLFEDLRNNTPDTFAQAIQRANRYAETEQALKLKKKQEGGSSSKRPREEIEQRPRDRLIGGDKMRNGLERPSGFQIGGTRTQGTLPLHEVRQVGHIDAPTLPPLPLVHNLPRFPNNAKYCRYHRRFGHSTEECATLQREIESLIQKGRPIDRPTNQSRRPPLTGHDTASPSDKQTILTPDDRGKRPVEEEEGWEEQNWKHSKPVINIIYGGPEGGDSARERKQWGRQLYVGAIQHTVAPKKPRRDPIIFTDDDIPHGTVPHRDALMIAIDIKGTVVRRVFVDTGSNVNVMYADTFNKLGLDQTKLLPVRTPLAGFTGDSIEAEGRIVLPVEIGQYPRVRKLDMEFVVVKLTSTHIILGRPGLEDLGAVVSLEHLCLKFRTPEGVRVARCDQRIAQSCYLKACRSIGEKDMRIHTIAEKVK; encoded by the coding sequence ATGGTCGTCACTCGTAAAGCGGGAAGCCTACCAAAGGAGGATTTGCGCAACACGCTTAGTAGAGGCAACGCACAAGCACCTTCAGGGGAATCTATGCAGCCGTCCCAACAACGAGCAGAACCCAGAGCCATCACACAACTGGCGTCACAACTCGCGTTACCAGTTGGACAACCATTAACACATGAAGAAGAGAGGCCCCGAATGACTGTGACTATGGCAGAAGCCGTGGGTCGTTTACTAGAGGCGTTGAGGCAAAATCCTGTAGCAGATGTAGTCCCCGATCGTGTGGACCCTGCCACCAAAGCACGAGGACAATCGACCGGTCGTGGCCAACCTCGACATGGTGTTCAAAAATCTGGTCTGCCGTGTCGACCAGAACCATCACGGACACAGGTTGATCGACAAGGATCGCACAATCGCCAATCAGTTTTTGATCGTTTGAGCCCTGAGAATACGACTACCAGTGCCCCGCGACATGCCCATCACAATCCTTGTCGTCATCACGAGGAAGCAATGCGACGATTGAAAGGCAAGGAAAAGATGGAGGAACGACATGAGAAGGGTGGCCCTCAAACGATTGAAGAAAGTAGTGGTGAGACCCCCGAACCAATTCGAGAAATCCAGGCTCGAAAGATCGCAGAATTGGAAGAAGAGATGCGCAATCTACAACGCCATTTAAAGGGGAAAGACGGACCTACCACTCGGTTTCAGTTGTCCATCGAACCTTTCTCTGCCAAAGTCCAAAATTACAAAGTCCCGAAGGATTTTAAGTTCCCGTCTATGCCTACTTACGATGGGTCTAGTGATCCTAGTGATCATTTAATGGGATTCCAAGCCAAAATGCTGATAGTTGGAGCTAAGGATCCTATGTATTGCCGTGTATTTGTCTCTACATTAGAGGGAATAGCTCGGGATTGGTTCATTTCTTTGCCTCGTGGATCAGTAAGTACCTTTGAAGATCTAGCCAATCAGTTCCTTACCCGTTTCGCTGGTAGCATGCGAGCTAGGAAACACTTTACCGATCTTACTAAGGTAAATCAAGGGGAATACGAGAGTTTAAAAGACTACATCAAGCGGTGGCAAAAAGATATACAGGCGGTGGACGGGATAGATGATAAATCTGCTTTAATGATGTTTATGCGCTCACTCCGATCAGGTAAATTATTCGAAGATTTGCGGAATAATACTCCTGATACTTTTGCTCAAGCTATCCAACGGGCTAATCGATATGCCGAAACTGAGCAAGCTctgaaattaaagaagaagcAGGAAGGAGGGTCGTCGTCCAAACGACCTCGGGAAGAAATTGAGCAGCGTCCAAGGGACCGCCTGATTGGAGGGGACAAAATGCGAAATGGATTGGAGAGGCCATCTGGTTTCCAAATTGGTGGGACTCGAACACAAGGTACTTTACCCTTACATGAAGTACGTCAAGTTGGCCATATTGATGCTCCTACACTCCCGCCTTTGCCGCTTGTCCACAATCTACCACGTTTTCCCAACAATGCGAAATATTGTCGATATCACCGACGATTTGGGCATTCCACGGAGGAGTGTGCAACGCTACAAAGGGAAATAGAGAGTCTGATTCAAAAAGGCCGGCCAATTGATCGACCGACGAACCAATCGCGTCGACCGCCGCTAACGGGGCATGACACGGCTTCGCCTTCAGATAAACAAACAATTCTTACTCCAGATGATCGGGGAAAACGACcagtggaggaagaagaaggctGGGAGGAGCAGAATTGGAAACACAGCAAACCAGTGATCAATATAATTTATGGCGGTCCGGAAGGTGGCGATTCGGCTCGGGAAAGGAAACAATGGGGTAGACAGCTTTATGTAGGGGCAATTCAACATACAGTCGCCCCAAAGAAGCCTAGAAGGGACCCGATCATTTTCACGGATGATGATATACCGCATGGAACGGTCCCGCACCGAGATGCTCTGATGATAGCCATAGATATAAAAGGAACAGTCGTTCGGCGAGTGTTTGTGGACACAGGAAGCAATGTAAATGTGATGTATGCAGATACTTTCAATAAGCTTGGTTTAGACCAAACGAAACTCCTACCAGTTAGGACCCCGTTGGCTGGGTTCACCGGTGATAGCATTGAAGCTGAAGGACGCATCGTTTTACCTGTCGAGATCGGACAATACCCTAGGGTGCGAAAGCTGGACATGGAATTTGTAGTGGTCAAATTGACCTCCACTCATATCATCTTGGGTCGTCCGGGCTTGGAAGACCTAGGAGCAGTCGTGTCACTCGAACACCTCTGCTTGAAGTTCAGAACGCCTGAAGGAGTTAGAGTTGCAAGATGCGATCAGCGGATAGCTCAGTCTTGCTATCTTAAAGCCTGTCGTTCGATTGGGGAAAAAGACATGCGAATCCATACCATCGCAGAAAAAGTCAAGTAG
- the LOC116027106 gene encoding uncharacterized protein LOC116027106: MVYALVVTVRRLIPYFQAHLVEVLTDQPLASVLRNPTSSGRMVKWAIELTQYGLEYKPRPSIKAQALADFIVECSAKVSAGDRSLINDQTDWWILNADGAASSKHCGGGVMLTSPEGFQVYYALIYKFKASNNEAEYEAVIGGVRLAIALGARKVRIRTDSRLVVGQIKGTFEAKGENMRLYKDVVEGLLTKLETYEIHHVPRLENQEADILSKLSLGGIPDHLKRICKTEIVDMPSTETLVIAVVFPLEVRTPDDWIEELVKYITQAELPNDPKKAAKIKRRAPTYVILDGQLYKKSFGGPLLKCLLPQQAQEVMEEVHQGVCAAHQGANTLTRKLIIQGYYWPSMVQDCIQKVLRCEVCQKFTQKKTRTATFYTPITTAIPFARWGVDLFGPLPMAPGRHKLCIVAIDYFTKWIEAEPLVTITEYQCRRFLWRKVIYRFGFPEHLVTDNGRQFDNXVKKTRCNTLYIMWENY; this comes from the coding sequence ATGGTCTATGCTTTAGTGGTTACCGTGCGACGATTGATCCCTTATTTTCAAGCGCATCTTGTGGAAGTGCTTACCGACCAGCCGTTGGCCAGTGTGTTAAGGAATCCAACATCCTCTGGACGAATGGTAAAATGGGCGATAGAGTTAACACAATATGGCTTGGAATACAAACCGCGTCCCTCGATAAAAGCTCAAGCCTTGGCAGATTTCATAGTGGAATGTTCAGCCAAGGTGTCTGCGGGCGATCGATCCTTAATCAATGACCAGACTGATTGGTGGATATTGAACGCAGATGGAGCAGCCAGTTCAAAGCACTGTGGAGGAGGAGTTATGTTGACATCCCCAGAAGGTTTCCAGGTATATTATGCCTTAATATACAAGTTCAAGGCTTCTAATAATGAGGCCGAATATGAAGCCGTGATTGGGGGTGTGCGACTGGCAATTGCTTTAGGTGCTCGAAAAGTTCGGATTCGCACGGATTCCAGGCTAGTAGTTGGACAAATTAAAGGAACTTTCGAGGCCAAAGGAGAAAACATGAGGTTGTACAAAGATGTTGTCGAAGGGCTGCTCACCAAATTGGAAACTTATGAAATCCATCATGTGCCGCGGTTGGAGAATCAGGAGGCCGACATCCTATCCAAGTTATCCTTGGGAGGGATACCTGACCACCTGAAGCGAATATGCAAGACAGAGATAGTTGATATGCCAAGTACGGAAACTTTGGTAATCGCCGTAGTGTTCCCCCTAGAGGTGCGGACCCCGGATGATTGGATTGAAGAGTTAGTTAAGTATATTACTCAAGCTGAACTCCCTAATGATCCCAAAAAAGCAGCTAAGATAAAAAGAAGAGCACCAACATATGTGATATTAGATGGACAACTGTACAAAAAGTCTTTTGGCGGACCGCTGCTTAAGTGTCTACTGCCCCAACAAGCTCAGGAAGTGATGGAAGAAGTTCATCAAGGGGTTTGTGCTGCTCACCAAGGAGCTAACACTCTGACCAGGAAGTTGATCATTCAGGGATACTACTGGCCTAGTATGGTTCAAGACTGTATCCAAAAAGTTTTACGCTGTGAGGTATGTCAAAAGTTCACACAGAAGAAAACTCGAACGGCTACTTTTTACACCCCTATCACCACTGCAATTCCCTTTGCTCGATGGGGGGTGGACCTTTTCGGACCATTACCTATGGCCCCTGGTCGACACAAGCTCTGCATCGTGGCTATAGATTATTTCACCAAATGGATCGAAGCTGAACCACTGGTCACCATCACTGAGTACCAATGTAGAAGGTTCTTATGGAGAAAGGTCATCTATCGCTTTGGTTTTCCAGAACATCTGGTTACTGATAATGGTCGGCAATTTGACAATCNCGTGAAGAAAACAAGGTGCAATACCCTGTATATTATGTGGGAAAACTATTGA
- the LOC116027107 gene encoding protein RKD1-like, which yields MESKLIALDKCCEEAEWLRHFLEDIPNWERPVPPICVHCDSQATLGRVRSHMYNGCSDDTSVESSEVGEVTIVEDNSSKKEGRGRRPVPSTLSREVISSYFHMPVCQAAEELGIGETTLKERCRKVGIPRWPHRKLKSLEALMKNVQDFEENPKDALTRATIGVLKNRHKLLSDMPGSNLDPETLCLRNAYFKLNYLKRKLRRAMISSSPSVSSPWTPISTACIGTEGDEEDMDIPLKELLRRSKASPPSFVNVVTPVMIEGVPPNG from the exons ATGGAATCTAAGCTGATAGCCTTGGACAAATgttgtgaagaggctgaatggctacgccattttcTAGAAGATATTCCTAATTGGGAAAGACCTGTACctccaatttgtgtgcattgtgatagtcaagccACACTTGGACGAGTACGGagtcatatgtataatg GTTGCAGTGATGACACTAGTGTGGAGAGTTCTGAGGTAGGTGAAGTGACAATTGTGGAGGATAATTCAAGCAAGAAGGAAGGTAGAGGAAGGCGTCCTGTTCCATCAACGTTAAGCAGGGAGGTTATTTCCAGCTATTTCCACATGCCAGTTTGTCAAGCTGCGGAGGAGTTAGGGATAGGGGAAACGACGCTCAAGGAAAGGTGTAGGAAAGTGGGAATCCCTCGGTGGCCCCATCGAAAATTAAAGAGCTTGGAAGCCCTAATGAAAAATGTGCAG GATTTTGAAGAAAATCCGAAGGATGCTTTGACAAGGGCGACTATAGGGGTTTTGAAAAATAGGCATAAGCTACTGTCTGACATGCCGGGTTCGAACTTAGATCCCGAGACCCTGTGTTTGAGGAATGCCTACTTCAAGTTAAATTACTTGAAGAGAAAGCTTAGAAGAGCGATGATATCCTCATCTCCTTCTGTAAGCTCCCCTTGGACTCCCATTTCTACCGCATGTATTGGTACGGAGGGCGACGAGGAGGATATGGATATCCCCCTGAAAGAACTTTTGAGAAGGTCGAAGGCGAGCCCCCCCTCCTTCGTGAATGTTGTGACCCCGGTGATGATTGAAGGTGTACCCCCCAATGGATAA